Genomic window (Leisingera methylohalidivorans DSM 14336):
TTGCCGCGCAGGGCATCCCACAGGTTCTGCCAGCCATCAGGGGCAAAGCCGATCTCCCAGCGATCCAGCGCCTGCGCGGTCAGCCCGCGGCGCTGCAAATATCCGCGGGCGTCATGGGCAGCGCTGGTTTTGAGCTGCAGGCGGAAGAATTGCACCGCCTGTTCCATCACCTCCGCCAGCAGGGCCCGGCGGTCCTGTTTCTCCTGCGCGCGCGGGTCGCGCTTTGGCATTTCCATGCCCGCCTCCTGCGCCAGGATCTCCACCGCCTCCATGAAACCGACATTCTCGGTTTCCTGAACAAACTTCAACGCATCGCCCTTGGCGTGGCAGCCGAAGCAATAATAGAATCCCTTGCGGTCCTCGACATGGAAAGAGGCGGTCTTTTCGTGGTGGAAGGGGCACGGGCTCCAGAAGTCCCCTTTGCCCGGCTGCGACTTGCGCTGATCCCACATGACCTTGCGCCCGACAACATCAGAGATACTGATGCGGGTGCGCAATTCATCCAGAAAGCCGGGCGGCAGGGACATATCAGTTCGACTTCAGCTGGTTCTGCATCGACTGGATCTGATCCCAGTTCTGCAGGCACTGTTCCTCGAACAGCGCACCGAGGTCGGCGTTCTTCAGGTCGCGCCGCTTCATCGCGTAGACATGGCTCGTCAGCTGCGGGATCGCCTTGGAATAGGTCTCAGGCCAGTCCGGTTCGCTCTCCAGAATCGCCTGCTCCACCTCTTGCTGTTTCACCCGGTCCAGCCGCGCCTGCTGCACTGCAGCCATGACCTGCCCTTGGTATTTGCAGCTTTGTTCTTTGGTTTCAGAAGCATAGGCCGGAGCCGCCAGCAAGGCGGCTGCAAGGGCGATGCGGATCATAGATGCGCTCCGGGAATCAGTTGGTGATCCCCAGAGATTACCCCCGCGCCGCGACAGCTTCCATCGCTGTTTTCAAATCATGCACAAGCGTTTTCGCCATCGAGCGGAACACCATGATCTGAAACGCCTGCGGACCGGTTCGCGTCACTGACGCCATCATGTGCTTCAGCTCGGCCCGCACGGTATGGCCGCGCTTGAACACCGCCCCGCGCAGATCGACCGGCACCAGGCGCGCCAGCACGTCCTCGGCGCCCGCGCCCTCCAGCCGCACCACGGCCCAAGCGTCGCTTTGATCCGTCAGCGCGGCGTGCGCGGCCAGCTTATCCTCCGGCGCAGGCCCCATCAGCAGTGCTGCGTCCCGCCCGAACCAGACCGCGCGGCTGCCCGCCTTTCCGGTGGCGCGGTTCGGGGCCGGGAAGGACATGCCATGCGCCGCCTCCAGCGCCTTGCTCAGCGCCTCCCGCTGGCCTTTGAAGGGCGCCACGGACCAGATATTACCGAGGTGCTCCTCGGTCAGGCTCATGCCGCCGATTGTTGCCGGCAGCAGCCCTTCACAGGGGCTCTTTGCAGTCAGTTCAGCCACGGGCACGGTCTCCTTCGGGATCAAAGAACACAGGGGATACAACCTCGCACAGGGTATCAGCACCGCGCATATGGTCGATCAGGCGCACGGTTTCGCCGATCCGCTCCGGCCCTTCTTTCAGAAAGGCAAGGCCGATGGGATGCCCCAAAGCCGGCGAATAGCCGGCCGAAGTCACATAGCCCTGGTCATAAATCCGCTCCACCGGGTCGCCCGGGTTGAACAGATGCGCACCGGCGGTGATTTCCTTGGCCGCGCCAACCGGCTTCAATCCCACCAGGCGCATCCGGTCTTCGGCCATCAGCCCCTCGCGGGTGGACATGGGTTTACCGAGAAAGTCCTTCTTCTTGGACATCATCCCCTGCAGACCAAGGTCAAAGGCGGTCACGGTGCCGTTAATCTCGGCATGGGTGATCAGGCCCTTCTCGATTCGCAGCACATTCAGCGCTTCCATGCCATAGGCTCCGCCCCCCATCGCCTCCGCCCGCTTCAGCAACTCACGGAACAGGCTCTCGCCATAGCGTGCAGGCACCGCAACCTCATATGCATGCTCACCC
Coding sequences:
- a CDS encoding sarcosine oxidase subunit gamma, whose translation is MAELTAKSPCEGLLPATIGGMSLTEEHLGNIWSVAPFKGQREALSKALEAAHGMSFPAPNRATGKAGSRAVWFGRDAALLMGPAPEDKLAAHAALTDQSDAWAVVRLEGAGAEDVLARLVPVDLRGAVFKRGHTVRAELKHMMASVTRTGPQAFQIMVFRSMAKTLVHDLKTAMEAVAARG